The Bacillota bacterium genomic interval GCAAGGCCGCGCCCCGGGACGACCACTCGCTCACGAGGGTACGTCGCTCGCCGCCAACAAAACCAGCGTGGCACTGGCCGGGCTCAAGCGGACATCCAGCCGCAGCGGGCCACCAGCCGGCGCGGTGAGCCCCCGCTCCAGTCTAACCTGCTCGAGTTCCATCCGCTGCTTGAGTTCGGCGAGTTGCCGCGCGTCGGGTCGGGGCGGCGACCCCATCTCCCGCCAGGCCGTGTAGGCGTTGCTGTGGTCCCGATCGACCAGGTACTGCTGCAGGGTGAAGCGCTGTCCCCCGGCTCCGTGGAGTTCGACGCAGACGGCCTCGGGCGTCGTTGTGGCCGGCTCGGTCGCCGGCAGCACGTGGTTCCATACCAGGATCTGGATGGTGCCCGGCGCCGGCCCGGCCGTCGCGAGAGCGTCGACGCCCGGTGGCACCCCTTCGACTGCCACATCCAACCGCCGGTCGCCCAGCCTGCGCAGCATCCGGAACGCGTTGAACGAAGGTTTGCACACGCCGTCGACGGTCACGAGCCCAAACCCCCCGTGGAATTCCGCCTCCGGCCAGCCGCCCTCCTCGAAGATGTCGGATAACGTCCAGAAGGAGAACGAATCCACGTACCCGGCCACGTCCTTGACCGTCCTGCAGATGAACGCGGCCTGGTTGGAGCCGTCGAGTTCGGGGTCGTGCAGGTGCGCCGTCGAGTTCCATTCGGTCACGTGGATCTCGATCCCGCGGCCCGCGCGTTCATGCCCCCAGGCTTCTCGCCGGAGGGCTTCGTGCACGTAGCGGGCGTTGCGCCGCGCCATCTCACGCCAGTAAGTCTCCCTCGTGAACGGCACGTGCTCTCCGTCGAGCACCTGCCCGGCGTCCGTCGGGTAGCCGTGGTAGCTCACGAAGTCGAAGGGGGCACCCACCCCGCCAGTGCAGGCGTTTTTGCCCTCGAGGCAGTGCCGCACGAACGCGTCCACCCATGCCCCCGCTGCGGTGGCGGGGCCGCCAACCCGCAGGTCCACGTCGACTCGCTTGACCGCGGCGGCCGCCCAATCATACAGGCGCCAGTAATCCTCCTGGCTCCCGGCCCAGAAGTAGCGCAGGTTGGGCTCGTTCCAGACCTCGAAGTACCACTGCCGCACCTCGTCGAGACCGTACCGCTCGACGAGGTGCCGGACGAACGCCTCCACCAGGGCGCCCCACTGCGTCCAGTCCCGGGGCGGGGTCACGTTACCCTGCCAGTAAAAGCAGCTCTGCGTGCCAGATGCGAGCGCCGCCGGCATGAAGCTCAGCTCCACGAAAGGGCGCAGCCCGAGCGC includes:
- a CDS encoding beta-xylosidase → MAARVVVNAAEIVGPFPHFWEFGFGSERPFMVLREAILDHYRMGRDELGFRYVRAHGIFHDELGVYRLVDGKPVYGWRAVDAVYDRILALGLRPFVELSFMPAALASGTQSCFYWQGNVTPPRDWTQWGALVEAFVRHLVERYGLDEVRQWYFEVWNEPNLRYFWAGSQEDYWRLYDWAAAAVKRVDVDLRVGGPATAAGAWVDAFVRHCLEGKNACTGGVGAPFDFVSYHGYPTDAGQVLDGEHVPFTRETYWREMARRNARYVHEALRREAWGHERAGRGIEIHVTEWNSTAHLHDPELDGSNQAAFICRTVKDVAGYVDSFSFWTLSDIFEEGGWPEAEFHGGFGLVTVDGVCKPSFNAFRMLRRLGDRRLDVAVEGVPPGVDALATAGPAPGTIQILVWNHVLPATEPATTTPEAVCVELHGAGGQRFTLQQYLVDRDHSNAYTAWREMGSPPRPDARQLAELKQRMELEQVRLERGLTAPAGGPLRLDVRLSPASATLVLLAASDVPS